A part of Drosophila ananassae strain 14024-0371.13 chromosome 2R, ASM1763931v2, whole genome shotgun sequence genomic DNA contains:
- the LOC6506860 gene encoding protein encore isoform X2: MSSTKSQVALATNIPTNLSSAASASTAAAAAAVVVAAVASNTNTTSGSGSGSGSGSPPPPPPPTAAAATSSSSVAGNNSSEECQTVAGGSANLGRQNSFGNRRGNMKGKHLTRSHAMRESTSPPRTPTPRGAGEQQLDSHEHNNNNAITNNNNNNNSNNNNNNNNNNGNSNNSKAQSTGRGNSPLMEAPAVIVTSQQQQQQQQQQQMQQTPQKPPQNVPLSNEAEFPKLSPPKKSGGQHNRTNSNGSGMEYNNNSNANKKFVVDLKSNGLDNNTKHHNNNNNSGGGNNNSSTGVIYNSGMNYKAADRHERHDRHEMSSQNSNLSNNHDDEPYHYEPQRAGGGGGGGGGGKKHRTNTNSKGNKPRLKNIGGSSSGSIDGGGNNNGGGGGGGNNNMSSNNANSNNSSNNTSGFISRENSSEQYTDYGGTDLLMFFRDTLNKNPKDRNILLKIEKDLMEFVQENSRGCEYRFPPASSYNRMLIHRTAAFFGMEHNVDTETQQCVIVAVTKGTRIPEIRFQSLVRDDARKSILKRDTHSFDEVRPLAYLCPLSLDRKAKSFEEREEDYDRARSRIFSRTGTQDGYSGGGGGDEDCYGGWDQQQQQQQKQSQPPRPKRPNGKMLQMQNSTESRDGMRSGGAVPKSHNFGNYGGPPGSGNNSLPRGDSTNSNKSGRGGFTKQDSTGSTNTPWRLSPSSSGYKTRTQSVRSDSVTPSPTGYGSDRQTPELNHPNSSRLGGPGPGAGSSCTAATSPMGGSGGGAASGSGQPAAGSPSGTSGLVWAVTDISNVPIGSLLIDPQTLQPIVNADGSIYHYDPSNLPPNQALQHTGNQYQSQNQGNSSGGYSNYRKSSPHQQQQHQQHLQQPPQQQQQQQPHHQQQQQQLPQQQYASTEMSCSSTESYAEETQSPGMECSEGYESYEPQSMPQQQQQQQEDPGMKGDDCDSLASATACLSITTATSTKNYDRIEVQKYKNQATSPNIPACCATTGEKLEAESPIGVQEQEQEPIAGPSSSISAASSTGSAELPTSQTPLTPVATQVNCDLQSVSPSSTPYSQCEAKTPNQSHGPSAVVEEPKTTTWTYTQSYQAPDGSTVFHTTTAPNGAAPYCATTYQQGPDGSIYAVPQGMVYAAYPQPGVGGAGAASQPLFQLTASSHPPAQTLFASPEAGGELPGGTYMIPVFDPAQQPREGLIQAQAIYQAGPGGPAATTVMPMAATAAYPTAQFATATAPNGAPIYQAPLIYSSEPNGGAQLQQLPMATYPIQYSYPYYPIPYYVPQQAVATAPMVAASQPPVGQAPLPPQAQPTQPGGGATAGPPTVVSVSGPPHHQPHQPHHQPPQQSSSNGGSVVASSSYGGRVKRTPGGGSIHYNASYPPSSVAHASGGHHPAAGSAQLIAAPAASTTTYHALPTLTLAHGGAPAGSDLGGAAAAHVYALPAQHATALIPTNIFPYAAAAAAAAAGPAGPQPAPQVVQQAPPPPPAAPHHLITAAPFYPASAGGMESQSAPSTPAAPGRQAPLFSTPPAPNNGSSGSSSAGGNGNGGGYHSNSSTPHYYQGQGSNEGGYSTPYEKRNNGGTQSMGVRKPYHPGGYNPRHSVPMGGMPSGAKTPLLNSNNEPTPRASPSGVSMGGGPPSSGGGAAGGSNSYHHRGPPPHAMGGAKQRENKPNQLPLISGPPPSYATGNPGAGGAVSTTPSYEAKPPVRLNAAAASFRSQKSMNQDFRRSVSQRNSPSANGGNGNGSHESSNNSPNSIAGSNNNSAANTPNAAPPPPPPAATLVSHPGGYVVLDQSMNASPPSIYLGSSGGPGVAGVPGVSGGAGGAAGQAAAGSNGGGGGQHTGGARTHIPTAQLHHSAASAAAAAAAAGSQQATTAAVLSGVAAAALGGYNPNGASSVYFKYGQTYFAHPSVALPNSRRSPSNDIRPQMAQVAGMYPTMMIQARHPSRHPNPNYKGSRPR, from the exons ATGAGTTCCACAAAATCTCAAGTAGCCCTAGCTACGAATATTCCAACCAATTTATCCTCTGCCGCCTCTGCCTCAACTGCTGCCGCTGCGGCCGCCGTTGTTGTTGCCGCCGTTGCCTCCAACACTAACACCacatcaggatcaggatcaggatcaggatcaggatcacctccaccaccaccaccaccaacagcagcagcagcaacgtcCTCCTCCTCTGTGGCAGGCAACAACTCCAGTGAAGAGTGCCAGACGGTGGCCGGCGGATCAGCCAACTTGGGACGTCAGAATAGTTTTGGCAACAGACGA gGCAACATGAAGGGCAAACATCTCACACGCAGCCATGCCATGCGTGAGTCCACATCGCCGCCTCGCACGCCAACACCGCGAGGTGCCGGCGAGCAGCAACTAGACTCCCATgagcacaacaacaacaatgccataaccaataacaacaacaacaacaacagcaacaataataataataataacaataacaatggtaatagcaacaacagcaaagcACAATCAACTGGAAGGGGCAACTCGCCATTGATGGAAGCACCTGCCGTGATTGTCACTAgtcagcaacaacaacaacaacagcaacaacaacaaatgcaACAAACTCCTCAGAAGCCGCCACAAAATGTTCCACTCAGCAATGAGGCGGAATTTCCAAAATTATCGCCACCCAAGAAGTCCGGCGGGCAACATAATCGCACCAACAGCAATGGCAGTGGCATGGAGTACAATAACAACAGCAATGCCAACAAGAAGTTTGTGGTTGACCTGAAGTCCAATGGCCTGGACAACAACACCAAGcatcacaacaacaacaacaacagcggcggtggcaacaacaactctTCCACGGGCGTGATATACAACTCCGGAATGAATTATAAAGCCGCCGATCGGCATGAGAGGCACGATCGCCACGAGATGTCCAGCCAGAATAGCAATCTGAGCAACAACCATGATGATGAGCCGTATCACTACGAGCCACAAAGGGCCGGGGGAGGGggaggcggtggtggtggtggcaagAAACATCGCACCAACACCAATTCGAAGGGCAACAAGCCGCGCTTGAAGAACATCGGTGGCAGCTCCTCCGGCAGCATCGATGGTGGTGGCAACAACAatggaggtggtggtggtggtggcaacaacaacatgtcGTCCAACAATGCCAACTCGAATAACTCGAGCAACAACACCTCGGGCTTCATATCGAGGG AGAACTCGAGCGAACAGTACACGGACTACGGTGGCACCGATCTCCTAATGTTCTTCCGCGATACCCTCAACAAGAATCCCAAGGATCGCAATATTCTGCTGAAGATCGAGAAGGATTTAATGGAGTTTGTTCAGGAGAATAG CCGGGGCTGTGAGTATCGTTTTCCTCCAGCTTCCTCGTACAACCGCATGCTGATCCATCGCACCGCCGCCTTTTTCGGCATGGAGCACAATGTGGACACTGAGACGCAGCAGTGTGTGATTGTGGCCGTCACCAAGGGCACACGCATCCCAGAG ATCCGCTTCCAGTCGCTGGTTCGCGACGATGCTCGAAAGTCAATTCTTAAGAGAGACACTCACAGCTTTGATGAAGTGCGTCCGTTGGCATACTTGTGCCCCCTATCCCTCGATCGCAAGGCCAAGAGCTTCGAGGAGCGGGAGGAGGACTATGATCGAGCGCGTAGCCGCATCTTCAGTCGCACTGGCACTCAGGACGGCTACtccggcggcggtggtggcgaCGAGGACTGCTATGGCGGCTGggatcagcagcagcagcaacaacagaagCAATCCCAGCCCCCGAGGCCCAAACGACCCAATGGCAAGATGCTACAAATGCAGAAT TCCACGGAATCCCGGGATGGTATGCGATCTGGGGGAGCTGTGCCCAAGTCCCATAACTTTGGCAACTATGGTGGACCGCCTGGCTCTGGCAATAATTCCCTGCCCCGCGGCGACTCCACCAACTCAAATAAGAGTGGACGCGGTGGCTTCACCAAGCAGGACTCCACTGGCAGTACCAATACTCCATGGCGTCTCTCTCCTTCCAGCAGTGG CTACAAGACACGGACACAGTCCGTGCGCTCCGATTCCGTGACTCCCTCACCCACCGGCTACGGCAGCGACAGGCAGACGCCGGAGCTGAATCATCCGAATTCGAGTCGGCTGGGTGGTCCCGGTCCAGGTGCAGGATCATCCTgtacagcagcaacatcaccaATGGGTGGCAGTGGCGGTGGAGCAGCTAGTGGTTCCGGGCAGCCGGCTGCTGGATCGCCATCGGGAACATCGGGACTCGTCTGGGCCGTCACCGACATTTCGAATGTGCCAATTGGCAGCCTCCTCATTGATCCGCAAACCCTCCAACCAATTGTCAATGCAGACGG TTCTATTTATCACTACGACCCGTCCAACCTGCCGCCCAATCAGGCGCTCCAGCATACGGGCAATCAATACCAGTCCCAGAACCAGGGCAACTCATCCGGTGGCTATAGCAACTATCGCAAGTCCTCGCcccatcagcagcagcaacaccagcagcacttgcagcagccaccacagcagcagcaacagcagcagccacatcaccaacagcagcaacaacagctgccCCAGCAGCAATATGCCAGCACTGAAATGTCCTGCAGCTCCACGGAGAGCTATGCCGAGGAGACCCAATCACCCGGCATGGAGTGCTCCGAGGGTTATGAGAGCTATGAGCCGCAATCGAtgccgcagcagcaacagcagcagcaggaggatCCGGGGATGAAGGGTGACGATTGTGATAGCCTGGCCAGTGCCACAGCCTGCCTGAGCATTACCACCGCCACGTCCACGAAGAACTACGATCGCATCGAGGTGCAAAAGTACAAGAATCAGGCCACCAGTCCCAACATACCCGCCTGTTGTGCGACGACGGGCGAGAAGCTGGAGGCGGAGTCGCCCATTGGTGTTCAGGAGCAGGAACAGGAGCCGATTGCCGGACCTTCGTCCTCGATTTCGGCGGCATCCTCAACCGGAAGTGCCGAACTGCCAACCAGTCAGACCCCACTGACCCCAGTGGCCACGCAGGTGAACTGTGACCTCCAGTCCGTATCGCCGAGCTCCACGCCGTACAGCCAGTGCGAGGCGAAGACCCCCAACCAGAGTCATGGCCCCAGTGCGGTCGTCGAGGAGCCGAAGACCACCACCTGGACGTACACCCAGAGCTACCAGGCGCCGGATGGCTCCACGGTCTTTCACACCACCACGGCGCCCAACGGGGCAGCGCCCTACTGCGCCACAACATATCAGCAAGGG CCCGATGGCAGCATCTATGCGGTGCCCCAGGGCATGGTCTATGCCGCCTATCCCCAACCTGGCGTTGGTGGGGCCGGGGCCGCCTCGCAGCCGCTCTTCCAGCTGACAGCAAGCAGTCATCCGCCCGCCCAGACACTGTTCGCCTCGCCCGAAGCGGGTGGTGAACTGCCCGGCGGCACCTACATGATACCTGTCTTCGATCCGGCCCAGCAGCCGCGTGAGGGCTTGATCCAAGCGCAAGCCATTTACCAAGCCGGACCGGGTGGACCGGCGGCCACCACGGTGATGCCAATGGCGGCCACAGCCGCCTATCCGACAGCCCAGTTCGCCACGGCAACAGCCCCGAATGGAGCGCCCATTTACCAGGCGCCGCTCATCTACTCCAGTGAGCCGAACGGCGGGGCACAGCTGCAACAGCTGCCCATGGCCACTTACCCGATTCAATACTCCTATCCGTACTACCCCATCCCGTACTATGTGCCCCAGCAGGCTGTGGCCACGGCGCCCATGGTGGCAGCCTCTCAGCCGCCCGTGGGACAGGCGCCACTGCCCCCACAAGCTCAGCCCACACAGCCGGGAGGCGGAGCAACCGCAGGACCACCCACAGTGGTATCCG TTTCCGGTCCACCGCATCACCAGCCGCATCAGCCACACCACCAACCCCCACAGCAGTCCTCAAGCAACGGGGGATCGGTGGTGGCCTCCAGCAGCTATGGCGGGCGAGTAAAGCGTACGCCGGGCGGTGGTTCCATCCACTATAATGCCAGCTATCCGCCAAGCTCGGTGGCTCATGCCAGTGGTGGGCATCATCCGGCGGCGGGATCCGCCCAGCTGATCGCCGCCCCCGCTGCCAGCACAACCACATATCATGCGCTGCCCACACTGACGCTCGCCCATGGTGGTGCACCGGCTGGCTCGGATCTTGGTGGTGCGGCAGCGGCGCATGTGTATGCACTGCCCGCTCAGCATGCCACTGCGTTGATCCCAACGAACATCTTCCCTTATGCGgctgcagcagcggcggcagcagcaggtCCAGCGGGTCCACAGCCAGCTCCCCAGGTGGTACAGCAggcgccaccaccaccgccagcGGCTCCACATCATCTGATCACGGCGGCGCCGTTTTATCCGGCCAGTGCTGGAGGCATGGAATCCCAGTCGGCACCCAGTACGCCAGCAGCTCCCGGCCGTCAGGCTCCATTGTTCAGCACACCACCGGCTCCGAATAacgggagcagcggcagcagcagtgCCGGCGGAAACGGGAATGGCGGTGGCTATCACAGCAATAGCTCCACTCCGCACTACTACCAGGGCCAGGGCAGCAACGAGGGCGGCTATTCCACGCCCTACGAGAAGCGGAACAATGGCGGTACGCAGTCCATGGGTGTGCGGAAGCCCTACCACCCGGGCGGCTACAATCCCAGGCACTCGGTGCCAATGGGTGGCATGCCTTCCGGTGCTAAGACACCGCTGCTGAACTCCAACAACGAGCCCACACCTCGTGCCTCGCCCAGTGGTGTCAGCATGGGCGGAGGACCGCCTTCGTCCGGTGGCGGTGCTGCTGGAGGCAGCAACAGCTACCACCACCGGGGACCACCTCCACACGCGATGGGCGGAGCCAAGCAGCGGGAGAACAAGCCGAACCAGCTGCCACTGATCAGCGGACCACCGCCCAGCTATGCGACTGGCAATCCCGGTGCCGGGGGCGCTGTAAGCACCACTCCCAGCTACGAGGCCAAGCCACCAGTGCGCCTGAATGCCGCAGCGGCCAGCTTCCGGAGTCAGAAGTCCATGAACCAGGACTTCAGACGCAGCGTCTCCCAACGCAACTCGCCGAGTGCTAATGGCGGCAATGGAAATGGCAGCCACGAGAGCAGCAACAACTCGCCCAACAGTATTGctggcagcaacaacaacagcgccGCCAACACTCCCAATGCTGCACCGCCTCCGCCACCACCCGCCGCCACTCTGGTTAGCCATCCCGGTGGCTATGTGGTCCTTGATCAGTCCATGAATGCCTCGCCGCCGTCAATTTACCTGGGTAGCAGTGGTGGTCCTGGAGTGGCTGGTGTCCCTGGAGTGTCGGGTGGAGCAGGTGGCGCTGCGGGACAGGCTGCTGCTGGCTCGAATGGAGGAGGCGGTGGCCAGCATACAGGAGGCGCCCGCACGCACATTCCCACAGCCCAGCTGCACCATAGTGCTGCCtctgcggcggcggcagcagcagccgctgGCAGCCAGCAGGCCACCACAGCGGCGGTTCTGAGCGGCGTGGCCGCAGCCGCCCTAGGTGGCTACAATCCGAACGGCGCGTCCAGCGTGTACTTCAAGTATGGCCAGACGTACTTTGCGCAC CCCTCGGTGGCCTTGCCCAACAGTCGACGATCGCCCTCAAATGATATCCGGCCGCAAATGGCGCAGGTGGCCGGCATGTATCCCACAATGATGATACAAG CTCGTCATCCCAGCCGCCATCCGAACCCGAACTATAAAGGTTCGCGTCCGCGGTAA